In the Candidatus Binataceae bacterium genome, one interval contains:
- the nrfD gene encoding NrfD/PsrC family molybdoenzyme membrane anchor subunit has protein sequence MAAAVNDINLDPTFADIDRSVHAILEPPGLRYWVWIGFLLTLTLIGGGLWTNQIYNGLHVTGLGDPVMWAVYITNFVFWVGIAHSGTLISAILYLFRTRWRTAVYRAAETMTIFAVATAGLFPVIHLGRPWFFYWLAPYPNERFLQPDFRSPLTWDFFAISTYLTISALFWFTGLIPDVANARDVATGWRKQLYSIVAIGWQGSDRQWRHFSMAYLLLAGLATPLVLSVHSVVSWDFAMAQLPGWHSTIFAPYFVAGAIFSGVALVLTLLIPMRWVMGLEDLITPWHLDNLAKVVLLTSLVVSYSYIVESFMAWYSQDPIELMTFHMRYFGPWGWMFWVMVLCNCLIPLFLFSPHIRISPVPLFIITIFVNIGMWFERFVIIAGSLATNFEPSTWRFWHPSLTEMGITVGAFAWFIMLFSLFARFMPIVSMTELKEGITWLKQALRQGYAKAA, from the coding sequence GTGGCTGCCGCAGTGAATGACATCAACCTGGATCCGACGTTTGCGGATATCGACCGCAGCGTCCACGCGATCCTGGAGCCGCCCGGCCTGCGGTACTGGGTCTGGATCGGGTTCCTCCTGACCCTGACTCTGATCGGCGGCGGGCTATGGACCAACCAGATCTACAACGGCCTGCATGTCACGGGCCTCGGCGACCCGGTGATGTGGGCGGTGTATATCACCAACTTCGTCTTCTGGGTCGGTATCGCACACTCCGGCACCCTGATCTCGGCCATCCTTTACCTGTTCCGCACGCGCTGGCGCACAGCGGTTTATCGCGCCGCCGAGACGATGACGATCTTCGCGGTTGCGACCGCCGGTCTCTTTCCGGTCATCCATCTCGGGCGCCCGTGGTTCTTCTACTGGCTCGCGCCGTATCCCAACGAGCGCTTCCTGCAGCCCGACTTCCGCTCGCCGCTAACGTGGGACTTCTTCGCGATCAGCACCTATCTCACGATCAGCGCGCTGTTCTGGTTCACCGGCCTCATCCCGGACGTGGCCAACGCGCGCGACGTGGCGACGGGCTGGCGCAAACAGCTCTATTCGATCGTGGCGATCGGATGGCAGGGGAGCGATCGCCAGTGGCGGCACTTCTCGATGGCCTACCTGCTGCTCGCGGGTCTGGCGACGCCGCTCGTGCTCTCGGTGCACAGCGTGGTCAGCTGGGATTTCGCGATGGCGCAGTTGCCAGGCTGGCACAGCACGATCTTCGCTCCGTATTTCGTCGCTGGCGCGATCTTTTCAGGCGTGGCGCTGGTGCTGACGCTGCTCATCCCGATGCGCTGGGTGATGGGTCTCGAAGACCTGATCACGCCGTGGCATCTGGACAACCTGGCCAAGGTCGTTTTGCTGACGTCGCTGGTCGTCAGCTATTCGTACATCGTCGAGTCGTTCATGGCCTGGTACAGCCAGGACCCGATCGAGCTGATGACCTTCCATATGCGCTATTTCGGGCCGTGGGGATGGATGTTTTGGGTGATGGTGCTGTGCAATTGCCTGATCCCGCTGTTCCTGTTCTCTCCGCACATCCGGATCAGTCCCGTTCCGTTGTTCATAATCACGATCTTCGTCAACATCGGGATGTGGTTCGAGCGCTTCGTGATCATCGCCGGCTCGCTCGCGACCAACTTCGAGCCCAGCACCTGGCGCTTCTGGCATCCGTCGCTCACCGAGATGGGAATCACCGTCGGCGCCTTCGCGTGGTTCATCATGCTGTTCTCGTTGTTCGCGCGATTCATGCCGATCGTTTCGATGACCGAATTGAAGGAGGGCATTACCTGGCTGAAGCAGGCGCTGCGCCAGGGATACGCCAAGGCAGCATGA
- a CDS encoding DUF3341 domain-containing protein, whose protein sequence is MSAEVELVGAFAYTDEERLIHCIEQLQAADTQFRVFSPIPSEHLNKAIYKRSSFVRWFVLLGGITGIVTAFVMTIGTSLEWNLVTGGKPIASIPPYMIIAFELMVLFGGISALTSWVLLANLPSFEPLSGYRPRFSSDEFGLVVRCAETDAQRFESMLREAGAQEITREAA, encoded by the coding sequence ATGAGCGCAGAAGTCGAATTGGTCGGAGCGTTCGCCTACACCGACGAGGAGCGGCTGATCCACTGCATCGAGCAGCTGCAGGCTGCGGATACGCAGTTTCGCGTCTTCTCGCCGATCCCGAGTGAGCACCTCAACAAGGCCATCTACAAACGGTCGAGTTTCGTGCGCTGGTTCGTGCTGCTCGGCGGAATCACCGGGATCGTCACGGCCTTCGTGATGACCATCGGGACCTCGCTCGAGTGGAACCTGGTCACCGGCGGCAAGCCGATCGCCTCGATTCCGCCATACATGATAATCGCATTTGAACTGATGGTGCTGTTCGGCGGCATCTCGGCGCTCACAAGCTGGGTGCTGCTCGCCAACTTGCCGAGCTTCGAACCGCTGAGCGGGTATCGTCCGCGCTTTTCGAGCGACGAGTTCGGCCTGGTGGTGCGATGCGCAGAGACCGACGCGCAGCGCTTCGAATCGATGCTGCGCGAGGCCGGCGCTCAGGAGATAACGCGCGAGGCGGCTTGA
- the coxB gene encoding cytochrome c oxidase subunit II produces the protein MKPPVRFLNRASLASVLMALLAAISGCAPNYPMDTLSNGSDFARRIHGIYVFVNWIDFLIMVLVAVVMFLALFWFSTRVGEPGEPSNVTSDIRLEVAWTAIPALILVAITVPTVRAIWATQPDHWPKDALTINVIAHQWWWEFQYPEYGIDTADEVHLQAGRMVHFSMQSADIIHSFWVPTLGGKRDVVPGQVNSITYTPDQLGMFYGQCVEFCGDSHANMRLRAFVQSKDDFDQWVKHQQSPPATPSGGSAAAGAVIFANAPCAICHRVKGLSGFSPEYKGTFKGPDLTHFGSRATIAGSILENTPENLAKWIQDPDGVKPGAYMPKLGVHGKDLDDLVAYLESLK, from the coding sequence ATGAAGCCGCCGGTTCGTTTTCTCAACAGGGCTTCGCTCGCGAGCGTCCTGATGGCGCTCCTGGCCGCGATTTCGGGTTGCGCACCGAACTACCCGATGGACACGCTGAGCAACGGGTCCGACTTCGCGCGGCGAATCCACGGGATTTACGTCTTCGTCAACTGGATCGACTTCCTCATCATGGTGCTGGTGGCCGTGGTGATGTTCCTCGCGCTGTTCTGGTTCTCGACGCGCGTCGGCGAGCCGGGTGAGCCGTCCAACGTCACTTCGGATATCCGGCTGGAAGTCGCCTGGACCGCGATTCCCGCCCTCATCCTGGTCGCCATCACGGTGCCGACCGTTCGCGCCATCTGGGCGACGCAGCCCGATCATTGGCCCAAAGACGCGCTGACCATCAACGTGATCGCGCATCAATGGTGGTGGGAATTCCAGTATCCGGAGTACGGCATCGACACCGCCGACGAAGTGCATCTGCAGGCGGGCCGCATGGTGCATTTCTCGATGCAGTCGGCGGATATCATCCACAGCTTCTGGGTCCCCACGCTGGGCGGCAAGCGCGACGTCGTGCCCGGCCAGGTCAATTCGATCACATACACGCCCGACCAACTAGGGATGTTCTACGGACAGTGCGTGGAGTTCTGCGGCGATTCGCATGCCAACATGCGCCTGCGCGCCTTCGTCCAAAGCAAGGACGACTTCGATCAGTGGGTCAAGCACCAGCAATCGCCCCCGGCGACGCCGTCGGGCGGGTCTGCTGCGGCGGGCGCGGTGATTTTCGCCAATGCGCCGTGCGCGATCTGCCATCGGGTCAAGGGCCTCTCGGGCTTTTCTCCGGAGTATAAGGGTACCTTCAAGGGGCCTGATCTGACCCATTTCGGCTCGCGCGCGACGATCGCAGGCAGTATTTTGGAAAACACGCCGGAGAATCTGGCGAAGTGGATTCAGGATCCGGACGGGGTGAAGCCGGGCGCGTACATGCCCAAGCTCGGCGTGCACGGCAAGGACCTCGACGACCTGGTCGCTTATCTCGAGAGCCTCAAGTAG
- a CDS encoding NAD(P)H-dependent glycerol-3-phosphate dehydrogenase, which produces MSTIAVLGAGAWGTALAVELARAGYRVTLCARRSDHAAAIREQRENAAYLSGVALPEAIEISDRWADAAGASDTVLMAVPSRFARAAMTPVGPALGAGATLVSVTKGIEEASLCTMTAMLASLAPAVQRIAVLSGPAFAAEVARGKPAAVVAAARDETVSLDVQRLFASRRLRVYRSVDVSGVELAGAAKNVIAIAAGISDGLGLGSSARAALVTRGLAELTRLGVRAGARAETIYGLAGLGDLVLTCTGDLSRNRALGLRIGRGEGIDAVMANMSSGHPVAEGVSNARSISQLAGRMGVEMPIVSAVCRVLYEGAPANAMVDELLSRELKAEF; this is translated from the coding sequence ATGAGCACGATTGCGGTCCTGGGAGCGGGAGCGTGGGGCACGGCGCTCGCTGTCGAGCTCGCCCGCGCGGGTTATCGCGTGACGCTGTGCGCGCGGCGCAGCGATCATGCCGCGGCAATCCGGGAGCAGCGCGAGAACGCCGCTTACCTGTCCGGCGTGGCGCTGCCGGAAGCGATCGAAATCAGCGATCGATGGGCCGACGCGGCGGGCGCAAGCGATACGGTCCTGATGGCGGTGCCGTCGCGTTTCGCGCGGGCAGCGATGACGCCGGTAGGTCCGGCGCTCGGCGCCGGCGCGACGCTCGTCAGCGTTACCAAGGGGATCGAAGAGGCCTCGCTCTGCACGATGACCGCGATGCTGGCCAGCCTTGCGCCCGCAGTACAAAGGATCGCGGTGCTGTCAGGCCCGGCGTTCGCCGCCGAGGTCGCGCGCGGCAAACCCGCCGCGGTGGTCGCGGCGGCGCGCGACGAGACGGTCTCGCTCGACGTCCAGCGGCTCTTCGCCTCGCGCAGGCTCCGCGTTTACCGCAGCGTTGACGTAAGCGGGGTCGAACTCGCGGGCGCGGCCAAGAACGTAATCGCGATCGCGGCCGGAATCAGCGACGGCCTCGGCCTCGGTTCGAGCGCGCGGGCGGCCCTCGTCACACGCGGCCTGGCCGAACTGACGCGGCTTGGCGTGCGGGCCGGCGCGCGCGCCGAGACGATTTACGGGCTCGCCGGGCTGGGCGACCTGGTGCTGACCTGCACGGGCGATCTCTCGCGCAATCGCGCATTGGGACTCAGGATCGGCCGCGGCGAAGGAATCGACGCCGTCATGGCGAACATGTCTTCCGGCCATCCGGTGGCAGAGGGCGTTTCCAACGCGCGCTCGATAAGCCAACTGGCCGGACGGATGGGCGTGGAGATGCCAATCGTCTCCGCGGTCTGCCGGGTGCTCTATGAAGGCGCGCCCGCAAACGCTATGGTCGATGAACTGCTGAGCCGCGAGCTCAAGGCCGAGTTCTGA
- the ctaD gene encoding cytochrome c oxidase subunit I, with protein MAAQPKHLPLERYNYLTAESGIYSWLTTVDHKRVAVLYLVASLFFMLLGGIEAMAIRTQLAVPNNTFLSANTYNQMFTMHGTTMIFMVVMPLELGFFANFLIPLQIGARDVAFPRINALSFWVFLFGALFMNLGWLNLTLPDGGWFGYANLTERYFSPGLNIDLWNIGLLILGISTLLSGLNFFVTIVNMRAPGMTFMRMPMFMWSMLVTTILILLAFPCLTVGLIFLFLDRFVGTHFYLVELGATPILWQHLFWLFGHPEVYIMALPAFGMMSEIIPVFSRKPLFGYAGMAYSMVLIGFLSYGVWGHHMFATGMGPVADSTFAITTMLIAIPTGIKIFSWVATVWGGSLRMKVAFFFGVAAVVEFTLGGLSGVMHASVPIDLQQTDTYFVVAHFHYVLFGGMMFAILGGFYYWWPKITGRMMNEELGKLHFWLTIVGFNCTFFPMHFLGVWGMPRRIYTYAPGMGWDFWNAFETASAYLLFVAFVVFGYNLIRSLSHGEKAEADPWDARTLEWATPSPPPPYNFEQIPVARGRDAFWVDKYGVMVEVHGHGHSSMPAQGETSGAAAPAAHHEAAAHGAPHMPAPSIYPLLFALGLVVGAAGVLMNWVRIDVLGALLLFFSIIGMAFEYPDHGEEHPHQDAPTYAGIDHRKAGMWAFLGSECVFFACLISVYMVYKPRNVGVGAEVLNIPLTSFSTFILLMSSFLMVLALAATQRGDQKWSTIWLCGTAFFGLIFLGGQFYEFSTLFLHDHLSMQGSIFGQTFYTLVGTHGTHVAIGVIWLIVMAVASATGRAGKSRALSVEIVGLYWHFVDVVWILIFTLIYLMRSVKGA; from the coding sequence ATGGCTGCGCAACCCAAACATCTCCCGCTGGAGCGTTATAACTACCTGACGGCAGAGTCGGGTATTTACAGTTGGTTGACCACTGTCGATCACAAGCGCGTCGCTGTCCTGTACCTGGTGGCGTCGCTCTTCTTCATGTTGCTCGGCGGTATCGAGGCGATGGCGATTCGGACCCAGCTCGCGGTGCCGAACAACACTTTCCTCTCGGCCAACACCTACAACCAGATGTTCACGATGCACGGCACGACCATGATCTTCATGGTCGTGATGCCGCTGGAGCTCGGGTTCTTCGCCAACTTCCTCATCCCGCTCCAGATCGGCGCCCGCGACGTCGCTTTTCCGCGGATCAATGCGCTCAGCTTCTGGGTCTTCCTCTTCGGCGCGCTGTTTATGAACCTCGGATGGCTCAACCTCACGCTTCCCGACGGCGGATGGTTCGGCTACGCCAATCTGACCGAGCGCTACTTCTCCCCCGGTCTCAACATTGATCTCTGGAACATCGGCTTGCTCATCCTCGGCATCTCGACCTTGCTGAGCGGCCTGAACTTCTTCGTCACGATCGTCAACATGCGCGCTCCGGGCATGACCTTCATGCGCATGCCGATGTTCATGTGGTCGATGCTGGTGACCACTATCCTTATCCTGCTGGCCTTCCCGTGCCTGACGGTGGGACTGATCTTCCTGTTCCTCGACCGCTTCGTCGGGACCCACTTCTACCTGGTCGAGCTGGGCGCGACGCCGATCCTCTGGCAGCATCTGTTCTGGCTGTTCGGCCATCCGGAAGTTTACATCATGGCGCTGCCGGCCTTCGGCATGATGTCGGAGATCATCCCGGTGTTTTCGCGCAAGCCCCTGTTCGGCTATGCCGGGATGGCGTATTCGATGGTGCTGATCGGCTTTCTGTCGTATGGCGTGTGGGGCCACCACATGTTTGCGACCGGGATGGGTCCAGTGGCCGACTCGACGTTCGCGATCACCACGATGCTGATCGCGATTCCCACCGGGATCAAGATTTTCAGCTGGGTCGCGACCGTGTGGGGCGGCTCGCTGAGGATGAAAGTCGCGTTTTTCTTCGGCGTCGCGGCGGTGGTCGAATTCACGCTCGGCGGACTGAGCGGGGTCATGCACGCGAGCGTGCCGATCGACCTCCAGCAGACCGACACCTACTTCGTCGTGGCGCATTTCCACTACGTGCTCTTCGGCGGGATGATGTTCGCGATCCTCGGCGGGTTCTACTACTGGTGGCCCAAGATCACCGGCCGAATGATGAACGAGGAACTCGGCAAGCTGCACTTCTGGCTGACCATCGTCGGCTTCAATTGCACTTTTTTTCCGATGCACTTTCTCGGCGTCTGGGGAATGCCGCGGCGGATCTACACCTACGCGCCCGGAATGGGATGGGATTTCTGGAACGCCTTCGAGACCGCTTCGGCGTATTTGCTGTTCGTGGCCTTTGTAGTTTTCGGCTACAACCTGATCCGCAGCCTCAGCCACGGCGAAAAGGCGGAAGCGGACCCGTGGGACGCCCGCACCCTGGAGTGGGCAACCCCATCGCCGCCGCCGCCGTACAACTTCGAGCAGATTCCGGTGGCCCGCGGCCGCGACGCCTTTTGGGTCGATAAGTACGGCGTGATGGTCGAAGTGCACGGCCACGGCCACAGCAGCATGCCTGCCCAGGGTGAGACCTCGGGCGCTGCGGCGCCGGCCGCGCATCACGAAGCCGCCGCCCACGGCGCTCCGCATATGCCGGCGCCGTCGATATACCCGCTGCTGTTCGCGCTCGGCCTCGTGGTCGGCGCCGCGGGCGTGCTGATGAACTGGGTCAGGATCGACGTGCTCGGCGCGCTGCTCCTGTTCTTCTCGATTATCGGGATGGCTTTCGAGTATCCGGACCACGGCGAAGAGCACCCTCATCAGGATGCTCCGACCTATGCCGGCATCGACCATCGCAAGGCCGGGATGTGGGCGTTCCTCGGTTCGGAGTGCGTCTTCTTCGCGTGCCTTATCTCGGTCTACATGGTTTACAAGCCGCGCAACGTTGGCGTCGGCGCGGAAGTGCTCAATATCCCGCTGACCTCGTTCAGCACCTTTATCCTGCTGATGTCGAGCTTCCTGATGGTGCTGGCGCTGGCGGCCACGCAGCGCGGCGACCAGAAGTGGTCGACCATCTGGCTCTGCGGTACCGCCTTCTTCGGACTGATCTTCCTCGGCGGCCAGTTCTACGAATTTTCAACCCTGTTCCTGCACGACCATCTCTCGATGCAGGGAAGCATCTTCGGCCAGACCTTCTACACCCTGGTCGGCACGCACGGGACGCACGTCGCGATCGGCGTCATCTGGCTGATCGTGATGGCGGTGGCGTCGGCGACCGGCAGGGCGGGAAAGTCGCGGGCGCTTTCGGTCGAGATCGTGGGTCTCTACTGGCACTTCGTTGACGTGGTCTGGATTCTGATTTTCACTTTGATCTACCTGATGAGGTCGGTGAAGGGCGCATGA
- a CDS encoding cytochrome C oxidase subunit IV family protein — protein sequence MSENVAAAEHGHVAAGEHASGHPGPALYALIAIALVILTFMELAVYYVSFLQPLLVPILILLALAKFLLVGGFYMHLYYDQKIFSIFFVFPLILACFIGAALMMIFSALEARVIL from the coding sequence ATGAGCGAGAACGTAGCGGCGGCTGAACACGGACACGTTGCGGCGGGCGAGCACGCATCGGGGCATCCCGGCCCCGCGCTCTATGCGCTCATCGCGATCGCCCTGGTGATCCTGACCTTCATGGAACTGGCGGTCTATTACGTCAGTTTCCTGCAGCCCTTGCTGGTGCCTATTCTGATCCTGCTGGCGCTGGCCAAGTTTCTGCTGGTCGGCGGGTTCTACATGCACCTCTACTACGACCAGAAGATCTTCAGCATCTTCTTCGTCTTTCCTCTGATCCTGGCGTGCTTCATCGGCGCCGCGCTGATGATGATCTTCTCGGCGCTCGAAGCCCGTGTGATACTTTGA
- a CDS encoding cytochrome c oxidase assembly protein, with protein sequence MDPSAAIGIALLAAVYALAAWQMGRRPTQRQVFFFGLLIVAMLITFGPLDELGDERSFWAHMLEHSFQSWVIPPLFLLSVPDWMFRPILMSAPVRPFARLFTNPIVAFATFTTIYVFAHDPPIFNLMTTNENVHIAVHLAFMISGTILFWPLLSPMAEYPRLSYPAQILYLFLLMVPMTAVAAPITLSESVTYPWYAVAPHPFGLEPRQDQVIGGILMWVGDSFYLMLITTLIFFRWARNEEIEVPAINLRRPPELRVLRPTRNARA encoded by the coding sequence ATGGATCCATCAGCAGCAATCGGTATCGCTCTGCTGGCGGCCGTGTACGCGCTTGCGGCCTGGCAGATGGGGCGCCGCCCCACTCAGCGCCAGGTATTTTTCTTCGGCCTGCTCATCGTCGCGATGCTCATCACCTTCGGTCCGCTCGACGAACTGGGCGATGAACGCTCGTTCTGGGCACACATGCTCGAGCATTCGTTCCAGAGCTGGGTCATCCCGCCGCTCTTCCTGCTTTCGGTGCCGGACTGGATGTTCCGGCCGATCCTGATGAGCGCTCCGGTGCGGCCGTTCGCGCGTCTCTTCACCAATCCCATTGTCGCCTTCGCAACCTTCACGACTATCTACGTCTTCGCGCACGATCCGCCGATCTTCAACCTGATGACCACGAACGAGAATGTTCACATCGCGGTCCATCTGGCCTTCATGATCTCGGGCACCATCCTGTTCTGGCCGCTGCTGAGCCCGATGGCGGAGTATCCGCGGCTCAGCTACCCGGCGCAGATTCTCTATCTGTTCCTGCTGATGGTCCCGATGACCGCGGTGGCGGCGCCGATAACGCTTTCGGAATCGGTCACCTACCCATGGTACGCCGTCGCCCCGCATCCGTTTGGCCTCGAGCCGCGGCAGGACCAGGTGATCGGCGGAATTCTGATGTGGGTGGGCGACAGTTTCTACCTGATGCTCATCACTACGCTCATCTTCTTCCGTTGGGCGCGCAACGAGGAGATAGAAGTGCCGGCGATAAACCTGCGCCGCCCGCCAGAACTGCGCGTACTCCGTCCGACCCGCAACGCTCGCGCCTAA
- the dapB gene encoding 4-hydroxy-tetrahydrodipicolinate reductase gives MANLIVAGAAGRMGRLLTSLIAQDRTHRLVGAIEAPAVPAIGADAGTLAGVGPLGVPVVADYAAIARPDTITLDFTVAAAAMEHLEVAAGAGAAIVLGTTGLTPAMEARAREIAPRTRTVIAPNMSVGVNVLMKIVAEVAKILPDFDAEVLEIHHRTKVDAPSGTAVALGRIIAAARGQDFAANAIYGREGITGVRPAEKIAVMALRAGDAVGDHTVIFGGQGERLELIHRTQSRDSLARGALHAAAWLEQQPPGLYSMRDVLGL, from the coding sequence ATGGCCAACCTTATTGTGGCTGGGGCAGCCGGCCGGATGGGCCGCCTGCTGACTTCGCTAATCGCACAAGACCGGACCCATCGCCTGGTCGGCGCAATCGAGGCTCCCGCCGTGCCCGCGATCGGCGCCGACGCTGGTACGCTCGCGGGCGTGGGGCCGCTCGGCGTGCCCGTCGTCGCCGACTACGCCGCGATCGCCAGGCCCGACACCATCACGCTCGATTTCACCGTCGCGGCTGCGGCGATGGAGCATCTCGAGGTCGCCGCCGGCGCCGGGGCCGCGATCGTGCTCGGCACGACGGGCCTCACGCCGGCGATGGAAGCGCGGGCGCGCGAAATCGCTCCGCGCACGCGCACCGTGATCGCCCCCAACATGAGCGTCGGAGTCAACGTGCTGATGAAAATCGTGGCCGAGGTCGCCAAAATATTGCCCGACTTCGACGCCGAAGTCCTCGAGATCCATCATCGGACCAAGGTCGATGCGCCGAGCGGCACCGCCGTCGCGCTGGGCCGCATTATTGCGGCGGCGCGCGGGCAGGACTTCGCGGCCAACGCGATCTACGGACGCGAAGGTATAACCGGCGTGCGGCCAGCCGAGAAAATCGCCGTGATGGCTCTCAGAGCGGGCGACGCGGTCGGCGATCACACCGTTATATTCGGCGGCCAGGGCGAGCGGCTGGAACTGATCCATCGCACGCAGAGCCGCGATTCGCTCGCGCGCGGAGCGTTGCACGCGGCGGCGTGGCTGGAGCAACAGCCGCCCGGGCTCTACTCGATGCGCGACGTACTGGGGCTGTAG